The nucleotide window CGGATGCATGCGCACCTGATGGTAGCCTGGCCGGAGATCGAGTTTGGTGAAGAAGCGCGCCCCATGGAGCTCATCCAGGAGCTCGTCGGCCACCGGTATAGGGAACTTGTCCTTGAGTGTAAGCGCGTTCAGGGCGCGGTAGTCGATACAGAAGCGCCACGTGACGTCCGCCTTGCGGACGAGAAGCACCGGCGCGGTGAAGGGTGACGTGGATATCCGGATAATGCCGGCGGCCAACATAAGTGCACACTGGTGCTCCAACTCATCCTTCTGCAGCTGAGGGTAGCGGTAGAGCCGAACCGCCACCGGGGTGGAGCCCGGCAAGAGGTGGATCCGATGGTCGTACACCCGGGCGGGAGGAAGGCCCCGCGGCTCATCAAAGATGACGTGGTGTTGCTGCAGAAGGGAATCCAGGAGGGGGTGGGCGGCCTCCGCGGACGCGGTGGCCAGCTGGAGCTGTGGCGCGGCGGCCGCGGCGCCCCCAAGGTCGTCCCACCGGATACGGCGGTCCATCCGCCAGAACGTCATCGTCAGCGCGTCGAAGTCCCAAAGGATGGGACCGAGGGTCCATAGAAAATCCACGCCAATGATGAAGTCGAAGCAGCCCAGGTCGATCCCGACACAGGTAATGGAGAAGTGTTTGCCGTCGATGGAGATGGGTACGTCGCGTGCTAGCCCATGACACTGAGGCGATCGTTGTTCGCCACGGTGACCCGAAGGCGCTCCCCGCCCGTCGACGGAAGTGCGAGACGACGCATGGACGCCGTGGGCAGGAAGTTATGGGTGGAGCCGGTATCCACCAAAGCCACGAGCCGCTCGCCCTGGATGATCACCGGCAACAGCATGGTCCGCTCGTTACGGATGCCGGCGAGGGCGTGGAGGGAGACGACGAAGGCCGTCACTGTGGGGTCCGCGGGGGTGTCCGCAGCCGCCGCAGGTGGCGGGGTTTCGTCGATCGAGGCGTCCTCCTCGGTGTAGTCGACCGTCTCCAAGTAGAAGAGTCGCGGATAGACATGGGTCGGCGTATAGGGCTTATCGCAGTTAAAGCAGAGGCCTTGGCGCCGCCGCTCCATCTGCTCCGCCGGAGAAAGGCGACGGAAGGGCCGCGTCGTCGCTGGGGGTGCAGGCGCGGCCTGAGGTGGGCGGCCGGGCGCCGGGCCTGGATGTGTGGTCGGGCGGCCTCCCCACGATGGCGCGGCAGGCTGCATGGCCTGGGCCCGACTCTCGAAGGCGCGGGCATAGTACATGGCCTGctggagatcctgaggtccgcgGAGCTCCACGTCCACGCGGATGTGGTCCGAAAGGCTACCGACGAAGAGGTCGGCCGCTGCTAGGCCGTAACGCCCGTCACGTGGCAGGCTAGGGCCTGAAAACGGTCGGCGAAGTCCTGCACCATGGAGGTGAAGGGAAGGCGACCGAGCTCCGCCAGGCGGCTCCCGTGAACCGGAGGCCCGAAGCGAAGGAGGCAGAGCTCGCGGAAACGCTCCCAAGCAGGCATGGCACCCTCGTCCTGCTCGAGGGTGTAATACCAGGTCTGGGCCGTGCCACGGAGGTGGTAAGACGCGAGCCACGTCCGCTCCGACGCGAGGGTGCGCTGCCCGCGAAAGAACTGGTCATACTGGTTGAGCCAGTTAAGGGGATTCTTTGTGCCGTCATAGGTGGCGAAGTCGAGTTTGGCGAACCGCGGCGGTGTCTGCTGCGGCCCGCCGTGCCGAGCAGGCTCAGAGGCTCGAAACAGTGAAGCGGGGGGTGCCTGATCGGAGTAGTCCGGGTACTAGCTGGCGGGGCCGGATGGCCCGCCGAACTGCGGGAACGGAGCCGGCTCGACCGGAGTCGTGGTGTAGACCGGTGAAGGCGAAGACCCCGCCGCCCACACTGGCAGTGGGGACGGGGACGGGGGAAACCAGACCTGATGGATCGGTAACCCGGTAGTCAAGGCCGCGCCCGAGCTGTTCCCGGATGATGAGGGTGCGGAGAACGGCGATGGAAGCAGGCCCTGGGACGTCGTCTGCGGCGGCTACTGGACCGGCCCTGCAGTGGATGGCGACTGCTGCACCGGCCATGCGGTGGACGGCGGCTGCTGCAACCAGGATGCGACCGAGGCTGCCGGCGGCAAGGGCCAGAGGGGCGCCGCGGAGGGCGCTAGCACGGGCGCCAATCCCGCCTGGATCGGCCAGAACGGGGACCCGCTGTACGCGGGCGCGCCCTGGTACGACCCTGGTGGTGGCGCAAAGGGGCCCGCCCCGCCCCCGTACTGCGGCTGCTGCTGTAGGAGAAGGCCAGGGGCAGCGATCGGGGCCGACGGCAGGTGAGTGTAGGCCCCGGCCCCATATTGCTGTTGGAGCTGAAGACCGTGGACGGCGGTGACGAGGTGATGCAGCGTGGCGGCGAGTTGCTCCGGAGACAAGGTGGCCACCGGCGGTGGTGCAGATGCGCCCGGGGACGGCGGTGCAGGCGGCGCCGAGGTGGAGACGGGACTCGCCAGCGAGGTCCCGGCGGATGTGGTCGGCACGGTGATGATCGGCGCCGTCGTCATGGGCGCGGTGGTACCAACGGGCAGCGGCGGCTCTGGTGGCGGCAGCGACATGATCGCAACGTGGTCTCTGATTACCAAATTGATAGGACTAGGGTTCCTACCGGTGCGACTACGCAGGTTATAGGGACAAGGTGGAGGAGGACGAGGGCTGGAGTGGGCGCGCCGGCGAGTGGGCGCCGTCGCGGCTAGGGTTTAGGTGCGGCGGCGGTTGGCtggtggcggctagggttccgaCTCCTCAGGGAGCCGGGCAACAGAAGATGATAATATCTTTATTGCTTAATTCTCAAAGAGTCTTACAACCTATATTTATAACCTAAATAACTTGCATAAGAATTAATcctaagataacttgtgggcCAAGCCCCTAACTAATGCCCGGTGGGCCTCCTCCGGTTATAAGCTAAACCGGTGATAACAGTAGTATAAAAACAATCTCATAATATGTATACATGTGTTAGTGTTTGAAAAGAATACATACTCAATTTTTTGTATACAAATTGTAATGGTGGGCCAAATCACACCGAACTCCAATCTGGAGTGAAAAGAATACTCCAAAATAGTCACCTAGTAGGTGAGCTTGTTGCTGTACTAAACCTTCGAACCACCAACTTAAGGCCTCCTGTACTACCTGATCATTCCTGATCTACTTCACTGTACCCTTTTGACCATTTGGGGGAACTCTGTGGAAACCTGATTTTATATCCTTTTGCCAGACCCTTGTATTATCAGTCTGCATAGAGCAGCAAAATTATGATCATCAGAAAGCATTTTAGGGACAAAACAAAAAATTAATATAATACATAGATACAATGCACTAGCAAATTCAAAATTACACAGGAAGCGAATGATCAACAAAGTGTAGCATCTATCCGGGGCAATAAAATGCATAACAGAACTTGGGACACAGGAAAATTGCAGAGAGGGTGAGCACATGGACACCTTTTTATCCTACTCACTTGCACATTGCCAGCTAAACCATATGATGATTCGGCTCATTGAAAAGTACACTTTAAGCTGGAGACAGATCCCAAAGCAACTGAAAACAACCGAAGGTTTTTCTGATAATTGGCTCATGAGTCCTGAGAGGGCGAATAGCAAAAATGCGATACTGCATTTCAGTTGTGCAGCGAAACAAGATTGCTCTAAGAGCAAGTGCATTCCATCCCCTGATAGGCTGATGTAGTTAACTACCAGAGAGGTAGGTACTTATTCTGCAGCTATAAAGCAAGATGCACACAGGTGCTATCTCACATATCCTGATTGAGAGTATCAAACAGTTTCAGTGGCCATAAGGCATAGGAACCAAGATTGGCGCCTGGATGCCGGAAACAGGGCAATAACTTGCCTGCTGCAAGGAGGATTGGCACTGGCCTGAGGATATTAGGGCAGCATGTgctaactactccctccgttcggaattacttgtttcggatatggatgtatctagaattaaaatacgtatagatacatccatttctgcgacaagtaattccgaacagagggagtagtatttaTGCTAATTCATGCGATGGGGGTGACCGTGGCTCAATCCCCCCACCCTAATGTGCTGCCAACTACTTGGGACATTTTCTTTATTCGCAAAATAGCTTTGCAGCATTATGCTAAACACGAAATTCATCAGGTCCTAACAAAGGCCTCACGTACAAGCAAATGGGGGCATAGACATTTGACTCATTTATGAATGCATTCGTCCAACAGATAGGCCAAAAGCATTGTGATCGGATTCAGAAAGGCGCAGGTACTAATATTCTGCATCGGAACCGTATGGTCTTATCGACGATTTCTCCAGGGACGCGTGACGAAGTTGGCGACAGGATCGGGATCgaggagaggggaagggctgGCACTCGGCAGGAACCTTACCGAGGTGAGCCGGGGAGGTGGAGGCGGCGGAGAGCCAGAGCACGAGGGCGCAGAGCAGCAGCAACAGCGGGATGCAGTGCACGGCGCGCCCCAGCGCCCGGgtccgcgccgcctcccgccggcCCGCCGCCGACTGCGGGTCGAACGTCGGGAGCGCCGTGCCGTCGCCGcggtggcccgacgaggacgcgTCGCCGCCCTCCGACACGCGCGCCCCGCTCGACGACCGCCGCATCTCTCCCTCGGCCGCGCAACGAGGATGAGGACGGGGTGGCTGCGGGTGGCCGCCGCGCGGGGGGTGGCTCGGAGGCGGAGGCGCGCCGCTGTGACGGGGTGTTGTGGTGCCGTGTCGGCGTTGGGCGGGCGGATTCGCACTTCTGCGGTGTGGTTGGTGGTGGTTGGAATCGGATTTTGACCAGGTTGGTACGCTTCCCTCCACTACGACTCCCTCCACGAGCGTGACGCTCCACCGCTCCTCCCAGACTGTCAGCATTTTTCTACGACCTCGTCGACTTTATTTTAGAAGAAGCGACAACTAAAAGCAATTTTTCTACTCCCTTCATTCTAAAATGAGTGTCTCAAATTTGGTACGACATTACAAAATTGAAACATTTAGTTTGGGACGGGGTAGTATTAAAAAATAGctaaccctaaaaaacacctatGACTGATATTCATTAAAGAAAAGAGCAACAAGTATAAAGAAAATCAACTAACATAAAATGACCTTTAAAAATACACGGATAACCTTTATCGCCCTCCAGccggccggggggggggggggggggataaaTATCTTGTGGTTGGCAAGCTTTTATCGAGAGATATCTTGGTCTGCCAATTGCGGTTGGCAAGATATGAGCAGAAATTTGATCATATAGTAGAAAGGACTTAAGGTAAAATGTAGTGTTGGTCAGAGAGGACTTTAGCTTGTGTAGGGCGGTGGATCTTGTTGAAATCGGTTATTCGGGCCATCCCCACTTCCATTATGAGTTGTTTCCAATTGACAAAGAAAGTTTGCAGGCAATTAACATCGTGCATGGGGAAATTTTCATGGAGCACCTCCATTGACAATCGGCCTCTCCATTGGTTGTCATGGGATAAGCTAGCTGCACCCAAGGTGAAGGGCAGGATGGGGTTCCAGGATTTTGAACAATTTAATTTGGTGCTGCTCTCCAAGCACGTTTGGCGGCTGATGACACATCCGGACTCAACCATGTTTCGCAGTTTTCAAAGGGAAATATTTCCCTTCTTGTGATTTTTTTCCAAGCCCAGGCTCCACAGTTGTAGTTCGCAACTTGGAAAGCTATCATATTCGGACTTGCTGCTTTGGAGAAAGACCTGGTCAAGTTGGTCGGTAGTGGAGATTCAATCTTGATTTGGCAGGACTACTGGATTCCTATCACATCCACCCTCAAACCTATGGGGCGTTAGGGATTGATCCGCTGGAAAAAGTCTCACATCTGATCCATTCTCACTTAGGTTCTTGGGATGTGGAGGTGATTTGTCGCAACTTTCTTGCCCTGGATCTCGAAGCAATTCTGTACATACCGTTAAGGTCATCAGGCGGTAAAGATTTCTTTGCTTGGGATCTCTAGAAAGGTCAAGTGTTTATACTGTGGAAACGACATGCCGTGCTCTCGTGACCCATAACAAGTGATCAACTCTAGGGGAAGGGACAATAGCGGAACCTTCAATGATAGGCACTTATGGACCGCTTTATGGAAGCTCAAAGTTGTCCCGAGAGTTCGGGTCTTTTGGTGGCGGACTCTCTGAGGTATACTTCCAGACTATGCCACGCTGCAACATCGCCATATGAGAAGTATTGCTGATCAGGATCTCTGCAAGGCTACAAATGAAAATCTACAGCATGCACTTATGTTCAGCTCTCACGCCAAGCAATATTGGGCGGCTGCTTGGGACATTCTAAACCTGAAGCACCCTCGTCTACGCCGAATACATGGGTTAAGGACATAGTGCTGGATAAACACATCTCTGTTCAGGACAGATGCAAGCTGGTTACAGTCATGCATGCTACATGGTCAACGCGTAACCGTTGGACTCATGATCAAGATTCATATGACCCTGCCCAAGCGGTGAAGGTCGTCTGGGGTGATTTTCTTGTAATATGCCTTGATCCAACCGCAACATTCCAGATGGTCATTGTTGTAGACCACTGGACGTGGACTTGGTAAAGATTAATACTAACGGTGCCATCAGCATTGATGCCcagcttggaggaggaggtggtgtcACCAGATCCCACATGTCCTTCTTTGGGACAGGGAGTAAGCCCTTCACTGGGGTGATTGACCAATTCATTGTTGGAGCAATGGCTATGCGAGAAGGTACCATCTTTGCACAGCTCTAGGGCTTCGCACATGTGGTGATGGAAGTGGATTGTTTATAGGTTGGTTGCAAACCTCTGGTCTTCACATCATAATTCGAGACAGATTATGGCGCACATCTTAGATGAAACAGGGGAAAAGCCGTCAAGTTTTGTTTCGTTCTCGGTTAGGCATGTCCCAAGGGATGCTAATATTTCAGTGGTCCTCTGTGCCAAGGATGCTTGTAACCTCTCGGTTTCAGAGTGTTGGCTCTAGGAGTGCCTTTCTTTTCTTGTAAGTAGCCTCAAAGGAGATTGTAGCGGGATTCTCTGAATCAATAAACCTCCCCAAGTTCACAGAAAGAAAAGACGATGGTCACTATTGTGATTGTAGTCGTTCAGTCGTATTACAATGTTACTAGGGTTAGGGTTATATCCTACTCTCTTCATTCACAAATATAAAATGTTTTGAATATTTCAATATATACTACATATGGACTGAAAATGAGTGAATAAACACATTAAAcgtgtctatatatatatatatgtatatatatatatatatagggtcgcgctattcgtcaccctgagtgaggaatagttattcttcacctcctctattttaccatgaatgcaccgtaattttacgttccgtaagttttgtcttatttccaacgtaaaaagagaccgtaagaaaatatataatcgtcataaaaaatattttatcttatgtaaaattacaaatataaaaacatagtgtaaaatatgcataaactgcaaattttcttgccttatgacctatatttttattttcttatgccaaattttacgtagtgaatcaaaatagaaatgtaactatttgaattccaaacgtaatttaattatgtaatgatcgtaagattacctcggatgaagaataacttattctgcaccctgggtgatgaatagtatatatatatatatatatatatatatatatatatatattcgtTGGTGTTGGGATCTGGTCCCTGCTCTTACCCCATTTGCTTTTTTCTGGTTTTATTCATTTTATGTTCTTTTCCTCTTATAGCCAAGGGTTGGACCACACCACATGCAATAGGAGGGACCATGCAGGCACTAGGCTGCCATTATGGCAGTCCACAGGACAGGACCACCGTCTCGAGAAGCAACACGGTGGATGGAGAACTGTTTGGGGAAGGTTCAAACCTTTATTAGTTCGTGGGGCGATTTTTTTACTACCGGGTTGGTATTTGTGCCATTCAGCTGCTACCGTGGAGCTATTGCAGCCCACAGTCCATATTTGACCCAGCCGCTGCGCTCGCCACAACGCCATTAGTATAAGCCATGGGCTGGCTCGTTACAGGAGGAAGCTGACTTAGAACGAGAAAGATCAAAAATGTTTTTTTTGCTGGAAAGGAGTTGAGATGGGTTTTTTTTGCTGGAAATGGGGGGTTTCCTCTGTGCACTTCATCGCTTCTAGTTTTTTGAGAATCTTCTGTGTATGGTCGTGCAAACTTTGACGGTACACGCCGATTCTCCTCCGTCGTCACGTTTTCATTAGCGAGTCGTGCACCGCGACGCCATGGAGTTATACTCCCCTCATTCCCATTACGTTACGTGTATAACATGTTTGCACGAGCGTAGAGAAGAAGGTCTGGTTATTATAGCATAATTGGTGGGGTATTCGATTATAATAGCATAATCGGTAGTATCTCACGTTAGCTGCCTCCAGCGGATCACGGTAACTTTGGCTGCCTCCAGCGGATCACATTAACAGAAAAattagaacatcttatatttgtaAACGGAGCGAGTATTTATATGTAGTGATTCTAGTTCGTGGTGCAGTCGAGTATTTGGCTTTGTTGATTGGACTAAATTTATCGAATAATCCTATTTGATAACCTTGACTAATCCAGGAAAAAATACCGAATAATCCACATTTGTTGGATATTACCGATACTGTATCCGCTACCATATCCACTGGATATCCAATTATCAAATTTGTGAAAATGCATACATTGTCTTTAAAATGGACACGGATGTGGAGTCAGAACCGAA belongs to Triticum urartu cultivar G1812 chromosome 7, Tu2.1, whole genome shotgun sequence and includes:
- the LOC125520600 gene encoding uncharacterized protein LOC125520600 — its product is MRRSSSGARVSEGGDASSSGHRGDGTALPTFDPQSAAGRREAARTRALGRAVHCIPLLLLLCALVLWLSAASTSPAHLD